The following are encoded together in the Citrus sinensis cultivar Valencia sweet orange chromosome 1, DVS_A1.0, whole genome shotgun sequence genome:
- the LOC127903653 gene encoding uncharacterized protein LOC127903653: protein MANTSNTSESEMSNICARLQLDEEEEGGLIVAGEEIDDPGDIRLDSKFCLVGRFLTDKVVNFIAMKNTMASLWRPGRGVCIKDLSPTLFLFQFFHEIDVRRVLESGPWTFDQHILIIRRLGVYEQPQNIPLFHTYFWVQVYNLPLGFQSEKILQSIGNFIGEFLASDEHNLTGVWRNYMRLRVSIDVRKPLKRRMRLKRAGGEWLWVDFKYERLHNFCFICGILGHTDKNCPSIYETDATPVIKPYGPWMKAPNRRSSMNTGDRWLRSGVLEIDEVKFGNPSTSAVEMAVDLENGVNHGTACHGDLGKESAQVTMNSNILVTGCKSMRVDGIEEELIANHSMLVKETDVEYNSALILVDAKRRRSGGGPPINLNLEEHADTEIMEMSEHSKMDQWWALYSRPTDTNELFKLELPDKLESIKIRLGFEGLFVVDRKGRSGGLAMFWKNSFKVNLLKFGRNFIDFAVEDSERGNWRLTGFYGFPESFRRHDSWNLLWYLASTSSLPWVCLGDFNDLLNFLEKRGSHAHPQWKINGFRAALSDSGLIDLGMDGYQFTWERSRGTEAWVEERLDRALANSAWVNLFPQAKVLCLEASSSDHLPIFLDVSPVVLRRRSMKFRFENSWLRDPDCANIVEKSWSMVGGLPILSKISACSLDLVRWGYHCTRDFKAQIKECKDKMHQLRGKRDAVSLADFIEARDRYNELLHSHEVYWKQRSKTFWLRDGDSNSKYFHAMASSRKRKNTLIKLRNQEGQWCTNPADVNNLICEYFTTLFTAGICSYDDVLNCVESKIIDAQNQSLLEPFTAEDVQSAVFDMHPDKSPGPDGMNPAFYQKFWNVVGTDITEACLRFIRDCSFPEGLNETSIVLIPKKKQIEFLTDVRPISLCNVLYKIVAKMLANRMKMVLGSIISDSQSAFVPGRAIADNVLISAEIMHFLKRKRQGKEGIAALKIDMSKAYDRIEWGFLKSILLKLGFDVAWVNLIMLCVTTVTYKITRGELELGPIVPSRGLRQGDPLSPYLFIICAEGLSLLINHYERAGMIHGARVARGAPLVSHLFFADDCFLFFKATVQEAHLVKKVLATYEAASGQQVNYNKSSISFSRNVADDTVHNICQQLGVVATTDHGTYLGLPSYVGRKKIDIFRYIKDKVWQRIQGWHQKLLSRAGKEILIKTVAQAIPNYAMQVYLIPLDLCRELERMLNSFWWGSKRYGSGGIRWMQWGRLCKPKSYGGIGFKHIHNFNVAMLGRQGWRLITNPSSLVGRLFKARYYPNADFTQAKMGSNPSFVWRSILAAQKILIQGSRVQVGSGQSITIGSVPWLPDQESGFITNNLPATLASAPVSSLMIPDHRMWDYDLVKDVFNRRDRDCILQIPLSSRRDCDSWYWFPDAKGVYTVRSCYKWMDIISEPPDSGVWNKIWKLAVPAKIKNFLWRAAANVVPTADNLLSRRVEVHPYCSICNASLETIYHVLVDCPFAKQCWMVSLVGSAGNFVTFGAWLDALFTRCSIEDSCIVAMVCWGLWQNRNTKVWRHVVGRVPQVLNKAGQDLFQWQRARQLSHFTQMPADLTLGSFCWKRPRV, encoded by the exons ATGGCCAACACAAGTAATACTTCGGAATCTGAGATGAGCAACATCTGTGCGCGCCTGCAACTTGACGAGGAGGAGGAGGGTGGTTTGATTGTGGCTGGAGAGGAGATTGATGATCCTGGGGATATCCGTCTTGATTCCAAATTCTGCCTTGTGGGAAGATTTCTCACGGACAAAGTAGTGAACTTTATTGCCATGAAAAATACTATGGCTTCGTTATGGCGTCCTGGGCGTGGTGTTTGTATTAAGGATTTATCTCCCACGCTTTTTCTCTTCCAGTTCTTTCATGAAATTGATGTGAGGAGGGTTCTTGAATCTGGTCCCTGGACCTTTGATCAGCATATTCTTATAATTCGGAGACTTGGGGTATACGAACAACCGCAGAATATCCCTCTTTTCCACACATATTTCTGGGTTCAAGTGTATAATCTGCCTCTTGGATTTCAGTCCGAGAAAATATTACAGAGTATTGGCAACTTTATTGGTGAATTTTTGGCATCTGATGAACATAATCTTACAGGAGTATGGCGTAATTACATGAGGCTGAGGGTTTCGATTGATGTTAGGAAACCCCTTAAACGACGAATGCGCCTCAAAAGAGCGGGTGGGGAGTGGTTATGGGTAGACTTCAAGTATGAGCGACTgcacaatttttgttttatctgtgGCATTTTAGGACACACTGATAAAAATTGCCCCTCAATATATGAAACTGATGCTACCCCTGTTATTAAACCTTATGGCCCTTGGATGAAGGCTCCCAATCGGAGAAGCTCGATGAACACCGGTGACCGTTGGCTCAGATCGGGAGTGTTGGAGATAGATGAGGTGAAATTTGGTAATCCCTCAACTTCCGCTGTTGAAATGGCAGTTGACTTGGAAAATGGCGTGAATCATGGGACAGCTTGTCACGGAGACCTTGGGAAGGAAAGTGCTCAAGTCACAATGAATTCTAATATTCTTGTAACAGGCTGTAAGTCAATGCGTGTAGATGGAATTGAAGAGGAACTAATAGCTAATCATTCGATGCTTGTGAAGGAAACTGATGTAGAGTATAATTCTGCATTAATTTTAGTTGATGCAAAACGGAGAAGATCAGGAGGTGGGCCTCCTATCAACTTGAATTTAGAAGAGCATGCTGATACTGAGATAATGGAGATGAGTGAGCACTCAAAAATGGACCAGTGGTGGGCCCTGTATTCCAGGCCCACCGACACCAATGAGTTGTTTAAGTTGGAACTGCC AGATAAGTTAGAAAGCATCAAAATTAGATTAGGTTTTGAGGGTCTGTTTGTGGTGGATAGAAAGGGCCGTAGTGGTGGGCTTGCTATGTTCTggaaaaatagttttaaagttaatttattgAAGTTTGGGCGTAATTTTATAGACTTTGCAGTTGAGGATAGTGAAAGGGGCAACTGGAGACTTACTGGTTTCTACGGGTTTCCCGAGTCATTTCGCAGACATGATTCTTGGAATCTTCTCTGGTATTTAGCTTCTACTTCGTCGTTACCATGGGTCTGTCTAGGGGACTTCAATGACCTCCTCAATTTCTTAGAGAAGCGCGGCTCTCATGCTCACCCGCAGTGGAAGATAAATGGTTTCAGGGCTGCACTTTCTGATTCGGGCCTCATTGATTTGGGTATGGATGGTTACCAGTTCACGTGGGAAAGGTCACGGGGCACtgaagcttgggttgaagaaCGGTTAGATCGAGCCCTTGCAAATTCCGCTTGGGTGAATCTTTTCCCGCAAGCGAAGGTTCTGTGTCTTGAAGCTTCGAGTTCAGATCACCTCCCTATCTTTTTGGATGTGTCTCCTGTGGTTTTGAGACGACGGTCTATGAAGTTTCGTTTTGAGAACTCATGGCTTAGAGATCCGGATTGTGCTAATATTGTTGAGAAGAGTTGGTCTATGGTGGGTGGGCTTCCTATTCTCAGTAAAATCTCGGCTTGCAGCTTAGATTTAGTTCGGTGGGGCTATCATTGTACTCGGGATTTCAAAGCTCAAATTAAGGAGTGTAAGGATAAAATGCATCAGCTTAGGGGCAAGCGTGATGCCGTTAGCTTGGCTGATTTTATTGAAGCTCGAGATAGATACAATGAGCTCTTGCATAGCCACGAAGTTTATTGGAAGCAGCGTTCGAAGACGTTTTGGCTTCGGGATGgggattcaaattcaaagtatTTCCATGCCATGGCCTCGTCAAGGAAGCGTAAGAATACCTTAATCAAGCTTCGCAATCAAGAGGGGCAATGGTGTACTAATCCTGCggatgtaaataatttaatttgtgagTATTTCACAACTTTATTTACTGCTGGGATTTGTTCCTATGATGATGTGCTTAATTGTGTGGaatctaaaattattgatGCACAAAATCAATCTCTTTTGGAACCTTTTACTGCTGAAGATGTTCAATCTGCCGTGTTTGATATGCACCCTGATAAATCCCCTGGTCCTGATGGAATGAACCCAGCATTTTACCAAAAGTTTTGGAATGTAGTGGGTACTGATATTACTGAGGCGTGTCTTAGGTTCATTCGGGATTGTTCTTTCCCTGAGGGTCTTAATGAGACTTCTATTGTCCTTATTCCTAAGAAGAAACAGATAGAATTTTTAACTGATGTTCGACCAATTTCCTTATGCAATGTCCTCTATAAAATTGTAGCCAAGATGCTTGCTAACCGTATGAAGATGGTTTTAGGATCGATAATTTCCGATTCTCAGAGTGCTTTTGTTCCAGGCAGAGCTATTGCTGATAATGTTTTAATCTCGGCTGAGATAATGCACTTTCTCAAACGGAAACGCCAAGGAAAAGAGGGGATTGCTGCATTAAAGATTGACATGTCCAAGGCTTATGATCGGATTGAGTGGGGGTTTCTTAAATCGATTTTACTGAAGTTGGGCTTTGATGTTGCTTGGGTGAATCTTATTATGCTCTGTGTCACTACAGTTACCTATAAGATTACCCGGGGAGAGTTGGAGCTAGGCCCTATCGTGCCAAGTCGAGGTCTTAGACAAGGAGATCCGCTATCGCCATATCTGTTTATCATCTGTGCAGAGGGGCTGAGTTTGCTGATAAATCACTATGAGAGGGCTGGGATGATCCATGGGGCTCGAGTTGCTAGAGGTGCTCCTTTGGTTTCTCACCTCTTTTTTGCTGATgactgttttcttttctttaaagctACTGTCCAGGAGGCTCATCTGGTAAAAAAGGTTTTGGCAACTTATGAAGCAGCTTCGGGGCAGCAAGTGAACTACAATAAATCCTCAATTTCTTTCAGTAGGAATGTGGCGGACGATACTGTTCATAATATATGTCAACAGCTTGGAGTTGTAGCTACTACAGACCATGGTACCTATCTTGGATTACCATCTTATGTTGGGCGCAAGAAGATAGACATTTTCCGATATATAAAGGATAAAGTTTGGCAGAGAATTCAAGGGTGGCATCAGAAACTCCTCTCTAGAGCTGGAAAGGAAATCTTAATTAAAACTGTGGCACAGGCCATACCTAATTATGCTATGCAAGTTTACCTCATCCCTCTCGACCTATGCCGGGAACTTGAAAGGATGCTGAATTCTTTTTGGTGGGGCAGTAAAAGATATGGTAGTGGTGGAATTAGGTGGATGCAGTGGGGCAGACTTTGTAAGCCCAAATCTTATGGTGGTATTGGGTTTAAACACATCCACAACTTTAATGTTGCTATGCTAGGGAGACAAGGCTGGAGGTTAATTACAAATCCATCTTCGCTGGTGGGCAGATTGTTTAAAGCACGGTATTATCCTAATGCAGACTTCACTCAAGCAAAGATGGGAAGTAACCCGAGTTTTGTATGGAGATCGATTTTGGCTGCTCAGAAGATTTTAATCCAAGGGAGTCGTGTCCAAGTTGGAAGTGGACAGAGCATTACTATTGGCTCGGTTCCTTGGTTGCCTGATCAGGAGAGTGGCTTTATTACAAATAATCTTCCAGCGACGTTAGCATCAGCTCCTGTGAGTAGTCTTATGATTCCTGATCACCGAATGTGGGATTATGACCTTGTAAAGGATGTGTTTAATAGAAGAGATCGAGACTGCATTCTCCAAATTCCTCTTAGCTCTCGGAGGGATTGTGATTCTTGGTATTGGTTCCCCGACGCAAAAGGAGTTTACACTGTTCGGAGTTGTTATAAGTGGATGGATATTATATCGGAACCGCCTGACAGTGGAGTTTGGAATAAGATTTGGAAGCTGGCTGTGCCAGCCAAAATCAAGAATTTTCTTTGGAGAGCTGCGGCAAATGTGGTTCCCACTGCTGATAACCTTCTCAGTCGTCGAGTTGAGGTACACCCTTATTGTTCTATCTGTAATGCATCTCTTGAGACAATTTATCATGTTTTAGTTGATTGTCCTTTTGCCAAACAATGCTGGATGGTTTCTTTGGTTGGTTCTGCTGgaaattttgttacttttgGAGCTTGGTTGGATGCTCTATTTACTCGGTGTAGTATTGAGGATAGTTGTATTGTTGCAATGGTTTGTTGGGGTCTTTGGCAAAATCGGAATACTAAAGTTTGGAGGCATGTAGTAGGCAGAGTGCCTCAAGTGCTCAATAAAGCTGGTCAAGACTTGTTCCAGTGGCAAAGGGCTCGTCAACTGAG